The Pirellulales bacterium genome contains a region encoding:
- a CDS encoding type II secretion system protein GspG, translating to MNDKVAMRSPSSLRILLLLATLVVAGCESLSASLVDRVPPRALTESTERVLKRRILKYARQHDRLPPDLAALDEMPGYDNDTTDAWGNPILYTVGSDGSVTLTSFGSDGKPGGTGDAADIINRFAPKQADGTWSDELVDWLPDDTAAPKK from the coding sequence GTGAATGACAAGGTGGCGATGCGCAGCCCATCGAGCCTTCGAATCCTCTTATTGCTCGCCACGCTCGTCGTGGCCGGATGCGAATCGCTTTCCGCATCGCTCGTCGATCGAGTGCCGCCAAGGGCGCTTACCGAATCGACGGAGCGGGTTCTCAAACGGAGAATTCTAAAATACGCTCGGCAGCATGACCGCTTGCCGCCGGACCTGGCGGCACTCGATGAAATGCCTGGCTACGACAACGACACGACCGACGCGTGGGGCAATCCGATCCTCTATACGGTCGGCAGCGACGGATCGGTGACGCTTACGAGCTTCGGCAGCGACGGCAAGCCCGGCGGAACCGGCGATGCCGCCGATATAATCAATCGCTTCGCACCGAAGCAAGCCGATGGAACCTGGTCCGACGAACTCGTCGACTGGCTGCCGGACGACACGGCCGCGCCGAAGAAGTAA
- a CDS encoding ABC transporter permease subunit encodes MYLFENPVLQRELLVNLRTRRAMLLLVGYNLALGILVFLAWPQQRHVDLSQGSDEAKSLINLFFLGQYVLASLMAPSFAAGSITGEKERKTYEMLLASPLRPAAVVLGKLFASLAHLAVLIFSSLPIVMLCLPLGGVSLYEVLAAYLALMFSVALYGMISVACSSYFRRTSSALVVSYLVILPLAIVAVLLWNAMGQAGEFRLIATVTVIPALFGFICVALFAQTAARLLHPPDVGSEGNEVVDLEEEEQHAVGLVIHADQFPDRLLVPAPRTTLLPDGVNPVFDKELRSEIFSQGTLMLRVVIMVSTVLAMPLMAWLLYIKVYLAPWYIAYVLLFNVLVGPVFSAGSITGERERQTLEMLLTTMISPGKILWGKLFSGLRVSTVLTAFVAWPLLCSYAMGSFGWNNFWAPPAYFGIILMTCLTTSVVAMFCSVLCRKTSVSLMTSYLLIGTLFCLPLALRFFTETYYPGSHTAQWIESIQRISPLSAAFNTPLQFHVPDMTDRGGPWTAYFTYLGFTAVLDTFLLAAIYGLFQTRWRVAE; translated from the coding sequence ATGTATCTCTTCGAAAATCCCGTTTTGCAACGCGAATTGCTTGTCAATTTGCGCACGCGGCGGGCCATGCTGTTGCTCGTGGGCTACAACCTCGCGCTGGGCATCCTGGTGTTTCTTGCTTGGCCGCAGCAGCGGCACGTCGATCTTTCGCAAGGATCGGACGAGGCCAAGAGCCTGATCAATCTGTTTTTCTTGGGGCAATACGTGCTCGCGTCGCTGATGGCCCCCAGCTTTGCCGCCGGGTCGATCACCGGCGAAAAAGAGCGCAAAACGTATGAAATGCTGCTGGCCAGCCCGTTGCGGCCGGCGGCGGTCGTGCTAGGAAAACTGTTTGCCTCGCTGGCGCATCTGGCGGTGCTGATTTTTTCGTCGCTGCCGATCGTGATGCTCTGTTTGCCGCTGGGGGGCGTGTCGCTGTATGAAGTGTTGGCGGCCTATCTGGCGCTGATGTTTTCCGTCGCGCTGTACGGAATGATCAGCGTCGCCTGCAGCAGCTATTTCCGGCGGACTTCCTCGGCGCTCGTGGTTTCATACCTCGTGATTCTGCCGCTGGCAATCGTGGCGGTGCTGTTGTGGAATGCGATGGGGCAGGCGGGCGAGTTTCGCTTGATCGCCACCGTGACGGTCATTCCGGCCCTGTTCGGCTTCATCTGCGTGGCATTGTTTGCGCAAACCGCCGCCCGGCTGTTGCACCCACCCGACGTCGGCAGCGAGGGAAACGAAGTCGTCGATCTAGAGGAAGAAGAGCAACATGCCGTCGGACTTGTGATCCATGCCGATCAATTTCCCGACCGGCTGCTCGTGCCGGCGCCGCGGACGACGCTCTTGCCCGACGGCGTGAATCCCGTGTTCGACAAGGAATTGCGGAGCGAGATTTTTAGCCAGGGCACGCTGATGCTCCGCGTGGTGATCATGGTGAGCACGGTGCTGGCGATGCCGCTCATGGCATGGCTGTTGTATATCAAAGTTTATCTTGCGCCGTGGTATATCGCCTATGTGTTGCTGTTCAACGTGCTGGTCGGCCCGGTCTTTTCGGCCGGCAGTATCACCGGCGAGCGCGAACGGCAAACGCTCGAAATGCTTTTGACGACGATGATCAGCCCCGGCAAGATTTTGTGGGGCAAGCTGTTTTCGGGCCTGCGTGTTTCGACCGTGCTGACGGCTTTCGTCGCTTGGCCGTTGCTCTGCTCGTACGCCATGGGCTCATTCGGCTGGAACAATTTTTGGGCCCCGCCGGCCTATTTCGGCATCATCCTGATGACCTGCCTGACGACGTCCGTGGTGGCGATGTTTTGCTCGGTGCTGTGCCGGAAAACGTCGGTCAGCCTGATGACCAGCTACCTGCTGATTGGCACGCTCTTCTGCCTGCCGCTGGCCCTGCGGTTTTTCACCGAGACATATTACCCCGGCAGCCATACGGCCCAATGGATCGAGTCGATCCAGCGAATCAGCCCGCTCAGCGCGGCTTTCAACACGCCGCTGCAATTCCATGTGCCGGACATGACCGATCGCGGCGGCCCTTGGACGGCCTATTTCACTTACCTCGGCTTCACGGCGGTCCTGGACACGTTCCTCCTAGCCGCGATCTACGGACTGTTCCAGACCCGCTGGCGTGTGGCGGAATAG
- a CDS encoding argininosuccinate synthase, with translation MPSCVLAYSGGLDTSVILGWLRDEGYDVHAVYVDLGQPCEDREAILAKARQCGAASARIVDAQEELCRDFAFPVLQWQAKYEGLYLLGTSIARPLISKVCLQVAREMRADAYAHGATGKGNDQCRFQLAAEALDPAVHVIAPWRIEKFRSRFPGRKEMIEYCNERKIPVKASAAKPYSSDENCLHISYEAGKLEDLSTNGLELVDFGMTVSPQQAPDKPESLAIGFESGVPTTIDGRRYSAIEMVRQLNKIGGRNGIGRIDMVENRFVGMKSRGVYEAPGMTLLYAAHLLVEQLTLDRDLVHLRDRLSPEVAEMVYYGFWYTAKMDALLAFIRQAQRPVNGEVRLNLYKGNIMVASRQSANSLYDAAVASMEAGGSYNQTDAEGFLRIQGLPLRVQGRVTPREY, from the coding sequence ATGCCAAGCTGCGTGTTGGCGTATTCGGGCGGATTAGACACCTCGGTCATCCTCGGCTGGCTGCGCGACGAGGGATACGATGTGCATGCCGTGTATGTCGATCTCGGGCAGCCGTGCGAAGATCGCGAGGCAATTCTGGCCAAAGCCCGGCAATGCGGAGCGGCCTCGGCCCGGATCGTCGATGCCCAGGAAGAACTCTGCCGCGATTTCGCCTTTCCCGTTCTGCAGTGGCAGGCCAAATACGAAGGGCTCTATCTGCTCGGCACCTCGATCGCCCGGCCGCTGATTTCGAAGGTTTGCTTGCAGGTCGCCCGGGAAATGCGGGCCGATGCTTATGCCCATGGCGCGACGGGCAAGGGAAACGATCAGTGCCGCTTTCAGCTTGCCGCCGAAGCGCTCGATCCGGCGGTGCACGTGATTGCGCCGTGGCGGATCGAAAAATTTCGCTCGCGGTTTCCCGGCCGCAAGGAAATGATCGAGTATTGCAATGAACGCAAAATTCCGGTCAAAGCGTCGGCCGCCAAGCCGTATAGCTCCGATGAAAACTGCTTGCACATCAGCTACGAGGCCGGCAAGCTCGAAGACCTTTCGACCAACGGATTGGAACTGGTCGATTTCGGCATGACCGTCTCGCCGCAGCAGGCGCCCGACAAGCCGGAATCGCTGGCGATCGGCTTCGAATCGGGAGTGCCCACGACGATCGACGGCCGGCGCTATAGCGCCATCGAAATGGTTCGCCAGTTGAACAAGATCGGCGGCCGCAACGGCATCGGCCGGATCGACATGGTCGAGAACCGCTTCGTGGGGATGAAAAGCCGCGGCGTGTATGAAGCTCCCGGAATGACATTGCTCTACGCCGCCCATCTCCTGGTGGAGCAGCTCACGCTCGACCGCGATCTTGTTCATCTGCGCGATCGGCTCTCGCCGGAAGTGGCCGAGATGGTGTACTACGGATTTTGGTACACGGCCAAGATGGACGCTCTTTTGGCGTTCATTCGCCAGGCGCAGCGGCCAGTGAACGGCGAAGTGCGGCTGAATTTGTACAAGGGCAACATCATGGTCGCCTCGCGGCAAAGCGCCAACAGCCTCTACGACGCCGCCGTGGCCAGCATGGAAGCCGGCGGCTCGTACAACCAAACCGACGCCGAAGGATTTTTAAGAATCCAGGGATTGCCACTCCGAGTACAAGGTAGAGTGACGCCGCGGGAATACTAG
- a CDS encoding phospholipase D family protein translates to MNRQPYLFAAAVLVAIAFSIGYAAGSGGLSGVGTPAAAPAAREDGISCYFSPRGGCTDAVVAEIEQAQHEIMVQAYSFTSHPIAEALIEAHRRGVKVTIVLDKSELKEHSLADEVAGAGIPTFVDDKHKIAHNKIILIDGRTIITGSFNFTTAAEHSNAENLLILHDRSKLYAAYQQNFEHHLGHSVTFRGEGLGTRNEGKTTRVRF, encoded by the coding sequence ATGAATCGTCAACCTTATTTATTCGCGGCCGCGGTGTTGGTGGCCATCGCCTTTTCGATCGGCTATGCCGCCGGCAGCGGCGGATTGTCGGGCGTTGGCACGCCTGCCGCGGCCCCCGCCGCGCGGGAAGATGGCATTTCCTGCTATTTCTCGCCGCGCGGCGGTTGCACCGACGCGGTGGTCGCGGAAATCGAGCAGGCGCAGCACGAAATCATGGTGCAGGCCTATTCGTTCACGTCGCACCCGATCGCCGAGGCGCTCATCGAAGCCCACCGTCGCGGTGTGAAGGTGACGATCGTGCTTGATAAAAGCGAGCTCAAGGAACACTCGCTTGCCGACGAAGTGGCGGGAGCCGGCATCCCGACCTTTGTCGACGACAAGCACAAGATTGCCCACAACAAGATCATCCTGATCGACGGCCGGACGATCATCACCGGCAGCTTCAATTTCACCACCGCCGCCGAACACAGCAATGCCGAGAACTTGTTGATCCTCCACGACCGCTCCAAGCTCTACGCCGCGTATCAGCAGAATTTCGAGCACCACCTCGGCCACTCGGTGACGTTTAGGGGCGAGGGGTTAGGGACGAGAAACGAGGGGAAGACAACCAGGGTACGCTTCTAG
- the aspS gene encoding aspartate--tRNA ligase has product MLRTHTCGQLRGSDVGQTVTLCGWVDKTRDHKGVIFVDLRDRYGKTQVVFDPDAGQANIDIARSLRAEFVVLVSGVVAHRPEGTVNPKLATGEIELHCRKVVVLNQSATPPFQPGSEELPGEEIRLKHRYIDLRRPDMQRILTLRHRIIKGMRDYFDEHGFLEIETPMLGRSTPEGARDYLVPSRIQHGSFYALPQSPQLYKQILMVAGYDRYVQVARCFRDEDLRADRQPEFTQLDLEMSFVDSDDVIGIIDGLVERIARDVLGLDVKLPLKRMTYDEAMERFGHDAPDLRFGMELSDLTDLAKQTEFRVFRGAADGGGRVRGVNAKGAAANYSRKNIDDLTAQVMQNSGAKGLAWFKVEEGRTLASPIAKNFAPELLAKIADRMQAEPGDLLLIVADTFEVTCKALYGLRKRFGEELKLYDPRAMHFSWIVEFPMFAYDEEEKRWAAMHHPFTACRPQDDALLATDAGKCRAQAYDLVINGSEAGGGTIRIHDPEMQQQVFGLLGIDRPTARERFGFLLDALQYGAPPHGGIALGIDRWVMLFAGLTNIRDCMAFPKTQKATDLMTEAPGAVDPRQLKELGIKLQ; this is encoded by the coding sequence ATGTTACGAACCCATACCTGCGGCCAATTGCGAGGCTCCGACGTCGGACAGACCGTGACGCTTTGCGGCTGGGTCGATAAAACCCGGGATCACAAGGGCGTGATCTTCGTCGATCTGCGCGATCGCTATGGCAAGACGCAAGTCGTGTTCGATCCCGATGCCGGGCAGGCGAATATCGACATCGCGCGCTCGCTACGGGCCGAGTTTGTCGTGCTTGTAAGCGGGGTCGTGGCGCATCGGCCGGAAGGAACGGTCAATCCGAAGCTGGCAACCGGCGAGATCGAGTTGCATTGCCGCAAGGTTGTGGTGTTGAACCAAAGCGCGACGCCGCCGTTTCAACCCGGCAGCGAAGAACTGCCGGGCGAAGAGATCCGCCTCAAACATCGCTACATCGATCTTCGCCGCCCCGACATGCAGCGAATCCTGACGCTGCGGCATCGAATCATCAAAGGCATGCGCGATTATTTCGACGAGCACGGCTTTCTCGAGATTGAAACGCCGATGCTCGGCCGCAGCACGCCCGAGGGGGCCCGCGACTATCTCGTGCCGAGCCGCATTCAACACGGCAGTTTCTACGCGCTGCCGCAATCGCCGCAGTTGTACAAGCAGATTCTGATGGTGGCGGGCTACGATCGCTATGTGCAGGTCGCCCGCTGCTTCCGCGACGAAGATCTGCGGGCCGATCGCCAGCCGGAATTCACGCAGTTGGACCTGGAGATGTCGTTTGTCGACTCCGACGACGTGATCGGCATCATCGATGGCCTTGTCGAGCGGATCGCCCGCGATGTGTTGGGCCTGGACGTTAAGTTGCCGCTCAAGCGCATGACCTACGACGAAGCGATGGAGCGATTCGGCCACGATGCGCCCGATTTGCGCTTCGGCATGGAACTTAGCGATCTCACCGATTTGGCAAAGCAAACCGAATTCCGCGTATTTCGCGGGGCTGCGGATGGCGGCGGCCGAGTGCGCGGGGTGAACGCCAAGGGGGCGGCGGCGAATTATTCTCGCAAGAATATCGACGATCTGACCGCCCAGGTGATGCAAAACTCCGGAGCGAAGGGCTTGGCTTGGTTCAAAGTCGAGGAAGGCCGCACGTTGGCCTCGCCGATCGCCAAAAACTTTGCCCCCGAGCTTTTGGCCAAAATCGCCGACCGCATGCAGGCCGAGCCGGGCGATTTGCTGCTGATCGTCGCCGACACGTTCGAGGTGACCTGCAAGGCGCTGTACGGGCTGCGGAAACGATTCGGCGAAGAATTAAAACTCTACGACCCGCGGGCGATGCATTTTTCCTGGATCGTCGAGTTCCCGATGTTTGCTTACGACGAAGAGGAAAAACGCTGGGCCGCAATGCATCACCCGTTCACGGCCTGCCGGCCGCAAGACGACGCGCTTCTTGCCACCGACGCCGGCAAATGCCGCGCTCAGGCCTACGACCTGGTGATCAATGGCTCCGAGGCTGGCGGCGGCACGATCCGAATTCACGACCCGGAAATGCAGCAGCAAGTGTTCGGCCTGTTGGGCATCGACCGGCCGACCGCCCGCGAGCGGTTTGGCTTCTTGCTGGATGCTTTGCAATACGGCGCTCCGCCGCATGGCGGCATCGCGCTGGGCATCGACCGCTGGGTGATGCTCTTCGCCGGCCTGACGAATATCCGCGACTGCATGGCATTCCCGAAAACGCAAAAGGCCACCGACCTGATGACCGAAGCGCCCGGCGCGGTCGATCCGCGGCAGCTAAAGGAATTGGGGATCAAATTGCAGTAA
- the glgX gene encoding glycogen debranching protein GlgX: MQQPTPDPLETQRTVLKPSPHPHPALQFTYPLPYGAIVHETGVQFVVFSRSATAMRLLLYDRVEDREPNEIISFDRETDRWGDIWSIFVPGVGHGQLYHLQADGPFEPEKGNRFDGRARLIDPYARALAGKFLHSDDGMIRPPKCVVIDDAFDWEDDRHLRRNLSDTVIYEMHVRGFTRDSSSGVEHPGTYLGVIEKIPYLKSLGVTAVELMPVHEFPTEGILGHDLARPNYWGYDPLAFFAPHRGYASSPVPGAQVTEFKQMVRALHQAGIEVILDVVFNHTAEGNELGPTLSFKGLENRVYYMLGNGGSYYRNYSGCGNTINGNHPIVRELIFLCLRHWVHNFHIDGFRFDLASILSRDRNGDITPNPPVVERIAEDPLLADTKIIAEAWDASGAYQVGSFAKLRWAEWNGRYRDDIRRFWRGDRHLTGELATRLAGSADLYQAGGRHPYHSINFITSHDGFPLNDLVSYCRKHNDDNGEGNRDGDNNNMSDNYGLEGPTRRRSIEQLRQRQIRNFLATLLLSQGVPMILSGDECRRTQRGNNNAYCQDNPISWFDWRLAEKNADLLRFVQGLIAMRRANPTLRRKEFLRGEPWLAGELPDVSWFAADGSGKRWEEDDPSLICVFGAPAKTGNGSQMSRHVMLLIHAGYLPRTFTLPSLVRPISWKKFVDTAAEPPNDIYPKLDGPPSPPNGSIELDGRSLVCFVST; this comes from the coding sequence ATGCAACAACCTACGCCCGACCCCTTGGAGACGCAACGCACTGTGCTCAAGCCTTCTCCGCACCCTCATCCGGCCCTGCAGTTCACTTATCCTCTCCCCTACGGCGCCATCGTCCACGAGACGGGAGTGCAATTCGTCGTTTTCAGCCGATCGGCAACCGCCATGCGGCTCTTGCTCTACGATCGCGTCGAAGATCGCGAGCCGAACGAGATCATTTCGTTTGACCGTGAAACCGATCGGTGGGGTGATATTTGGAGCATCTTTGTTCCCGGAGTCGGCCACGGCCAGCTTTACCACCTTCAAGCCGATGGGCCGTTCGAGCCCGAAAAAGGAAACCGCTTCGACGGCCGAGCCCGGCTGATCGATCCCTACGCCCGAGCGCTCGCCGGAAAATTCTTGCATAGCGACGACGGCATGATCCGGCCGCCGAAATGCGTGGTGATCGACGATGCCTTCGATTGGGAAGACGATCGCCATCTGCGCCGCAACCTGTCCGACACGGTTATCTACGAAATGCACGTCCGAGGCTTTACGCGCGATTCGTCGAGCGGCGTGGAACATCCCGGCACGTATCTGGGCGTGATCGAAAAAATCCCGTATTTGAAGTCGCTGGGCGTGACGGCCGTCGAATTGATGCCGGTGCATGAATTCCCGACCGAGGGGATTTTGGGGCACGATCTGGCGCGGCCCAACTACTGGGGCTACGATCCGCTGGCGTTTTTTGCCCCGCACCGCGGCTATGCTTCAAGCCCGGTGCCCGGAGCGCAGGTGACCGAATTCAAACAGATGGTTCGCGCGCTGCACCAGGCGGGCATCGAAGTGATTCTGGATGTCGTGTTCAACCACACTGCCGAAGGCAACGAACTCGGGCCGACGCTCAGCTTCAAAGGACTCGAAAACCGCGTCTACTACATGCTCGGCAACGGCGGCAGCTACTATCGCAACTATTCCGGTTGCGGCAACACGATCAACGGCAATCATCCGATCGTTCGCGAACTGATCTTTTTGTGCTTGCGGCATTGGGTCCACAATTTCCACATCGACGGCTTCCGCTTCGATTTGGCGTCGATCCTGAGCCGCGACCGAAACGGCGACATTACTCCCAATCCGCCGGTGGTCGAACGAATTGCCGAAGATCCGCTGCTGGCCGACACGAAGATCATCGCCGAAGCGTGGGACGCCTCGGGAGCGTATCAGGTCGGCTCGTTCGCCAAGCTGCGGTGGGCGGAATGGAACGGCCGATATCGCGACGATATTCGCCGCTTCTGGCGCGGCGATCGCCATCTGACCGGCGAACTGGCGACGCGATTGGCCGGCTCGGCCGATCTGTATCAAGCCGGCGGCCGGCATCCGTACCACAGCATCAATTTCATCACCTCCCACGACGGCTTCCCGCTCAACGATCTGGTCAGCTATTGCCGCAAGCACAACGATGATAACGGCGAAGGCAATCGCGACGGCGACAACAACAACATGAGCGACAACTACGGGCTGGAAGGTCCGACCCGCCGCCGTTCGATCGAGCAGCTCCGTCAGCGGCAGATTCGCAACTTTCTGGCGACGCTGTTGTTGAGCCAGGGAGTGCCGATGATTTTGTCGGGCGACGAATGCCGCCGGACGCAGCGCGGCAACAACAACGCCTATTGCCAAGACAATCCGATCAGTTGGTTCGATTGGCGGCTGGCCGAGAAGAATGCCGATCTGCTGCGTTTCGTGCAAGGTCTGATCGCGATGCGGCGGGCCAACCCGACGCTGCGGCGCAAAGAGTTCTTGCGCGGCGAACCGTGGCTTGCCGGGGAACTGCCCGACGTGAGTTGGTTTGCCGCCGACGGCTCCGGGAAGCGCTGGGAGGAAGACGATCCGAGCCTGATCTGCGTGTTCGGAGCGCCGGCCAAAACCGGGAACGGAAGCCAGATGTCGCGGCACGTCATGCTGCTCATTCATGCCGGCTACCTGCCGCGAACTTTCACCCTGCCGTCGCTGGTGCGCCCGATCAGTTGGAAAAAATTCGTCGACACGGCCGCTGAACCGCCGAACGACATTTATCCGAAGCTCGACGGCCCGCCGTCGCCACCAAACGGCTCGATCGAACTCGACGGTCGGTCGCTCGTATGCTTCGTATCGACGTAA
- a CDS encoding isoprenylcysteine carboxylmethyltransferase family protein, protein MLTQMTAGAPGPSVGRWWNWLVRSRAWIGILLLLPFGFAAVFSPPHSPEGSWGDIGLDIPGWLLFMVGAALRWWATLYIGGRKSTSVITEGPYSICRNPLYLGTFLMLMGFSFYLESLTFAAGCVVAAVFYLSVTVSAEETRLRQHFGQPFVDYCRTVPRFWPRFRLFRSTPEIVVSVRGLRSEAYRAARWIWLPLLGEIVAQCRTEAWFPRWFHMP, encoded by the coding sequence ATGTTGACTCAAATGACAGCCGGCGCCCCTGGGCCGTCGGTCGGTCGATGGTGGAATTGGCTGGTGCGCTCGCGAGCGTGGATCGGCATTCTGCTTTTGCTCCCGTTTGGATTCGCGGCAGTCTTCTCCCCACCGCACTCGCCGGAAGGAAGCTGGGGCGACATCGGCTTGGACATACCAGGTTGGTTGTTGTTCATGGTTGGTGCGGCATTGCGCTGGTGGGCCACTCTCTACATCGGCGGCAGGAAGTCGACGTCGGTCATTACCGAGGGCCCCTATTCCATCTGCCGCAATCCGCTCTACCTGGGCACCTTCTTGATGTTAATGGGATTTTCATTTTACTTGGAGTCGCTGACGTTTGCGGCAGGGTGCGTGGTGGCAGCAGTGTTTTATTTATCCGTTACCGTCTCGGCAGAAGAAACAAGGCTGCGGCAACACTTCGGCCAACCATTCGTCGATTATTGTCGCACGGTGCCACGGTTTTGGCCGCGGTTCCGGCTGTTTCGCTCCACCCCGGAGATCGTCGTGAGCGTCCGCGGTCTTCGGTCGGAAGCATATCGGGCAGCGCGCTGGATTTGGCTGCCGTTGTTAGGCGAAATCGTCGCCCAATGCCGTACCGAGGCCTGGTTTCCCCGCTGGTTCCATATGCCCTAA